The genomic DNA AAACTGGATTACCCGACGCAGACCGCAAGATTACAAACATTGTTCTCATGGGAATGGGGGAACCGCTTTATAATTTTGAGAATGTTAAAGCAGCGATGAAGCTTGCCATGGATGATGATGGCCTTAGTTTTTCACGGCGGAAAATTACGCTTTCGACCTCTGGTCTTGTGCCTGAAATTAAAAAATGCGGTGATGAGATCAATGTGATGCTTGCCATCTCGCTTCATGCTGTGCGTGATGATTTGCGCGATATATTGGTTCCTATCAATAAGAAATATAAAATTGCTGAATTGCTTGATGCGTGCCGGAATTACCCAGGTGCATCCAATGCGCGGCGCATTACCTTTGAATATGTGATGCTTAAAGGGGTGAATGATAGTTTGGCAGATGCCAAGGAGCTTGTTCGCTTGCTTGCTGGAATTCCCGCGAAAATTAATCTCATTCCTTTTAACCCCTGGCCGGGCAGTCCGTATGAATGTTCTGACTGGGAACAAATTGAAGCTTTTGCTGAAATTGTAAACAAGGCTGGTTATGCGAGCCCTGTTCGCACCCCTCGCGGGCGGGACATTATGGCGGCATGCGGGCAACTCAAATCCTTGAGTGAGAAGTTACGGGCTAGTGATAGTGACCTTAATAAAATTGCAGGCTATGAGCCCTCAGAGACTTTATCAAAGGTTGTTGCTGAAGCTGAAGCGCCAATTAACTCACCGGTTGACGCTGAATAAGTCCCCATTGTCTCTTAAACTCATATAGTTGAAAGATTGATTTAGATGATTTTCAAAATATTGGGCCGTATTATTGTGGTTGGCTTTGGCCTTTTTCTTTCTGTTCTCTTTGGGTTTCTTATCCTCACTTATCTTGGAAGTACTTTATTTTCTGAAGATTTAGCCGGACGTTATGGCTCAGAAGCACAAGCGTCAGATTTAGAGACAACGATTTTGACATTTCTTGGGGCGATTAGTTTTGTCTTTTCACTCTACCCTGCCCTGACCATATTGCCAGCACTGCTCGTGGCTGCCATTGGAGAAATTGGCCATATTCGCTCGTCATTGTTCTATATCATCGCTGGCGGCCTTGGCGCTCTTTCTATACCACTCCTTTATGTTGTGATGAGCCCAGAAGTCAATGATATGCCTTCCCAACATTTTCTAGCAATTTTTGCGACTTCAGGCTTCGGAGCTGGTCTGCTTTATTGGTTCATAGCTGGGCGCCGGGCTTAAGACTAAAGTCTTTTTAAATAAGTGACATATCAGGTCTTTGAATTATGTCATTGCCCGTACTCAAACTCTTTGCTAGTAAGATTTTTATATTTGCTTTGTCTATTACTTATCTGGGCTTGTTTCATGACCATTTCATGAGATAAGAGACAGAGTTTAATCCTTTAACTTCAATAGGTTTCTTTCATGGTCGATAAAAATAAAATCAACAAAGTCGTACTGGCTTATTCTGGTGGTTTGGATACTTCTATTATTTTGAAGTGGTTACAAACTGAATATGACTGCGAGGTTGTGACATTTACGGCTGACCTTGGTCAGGGGGAAGAGCTTGAGCCAGCGCGCTCTAAGGCTGAACTGCTTGGCATTAAAGAGATTTACATTGAAGATTTGCGCGAAGAATTTGTGCGCGATTATGTGTTTCCGATGTTTAGAGCGAACGCTCTTTATGAAGGCATTTATCTGCTTGGAACGTCTATCGCTCGCCCGCTTATTTCTAAGCGACAAATTGAGATTGCTCGCGATACCGGGGCAGACGCTGTTTGTCATGGTGCGACCGGCAAGGGCAATGATCAAATCCGTTTTGAGCTTAGCTATTATGCGCTTAACCCCGACATTCACGTCATTGCACCATGGCGCGAATGGGACCTAACGTCTCGTACAACTTTGATTGATTTTGCTGAAAAAAATCAAATTCCAATTCCTAAAGATAAACGCGGTGAGGCGCCCTATTCTGTTGATGCGAACCTGTTGCACACGTCATCAGAAGGTAAGGTTCTTGAAGATCCGGCTGTTGAGGCACCTGAATATGTGTATCAACGCACACAATCTCCAGAAGAAGCTCCTGATAAGCCTGAAATTATCGAAATCGGTTTTGAAAAAGGTGATGCTGTTTCTATCAATGGTGAGAACCTCTCACCAGCTGAACTGCTCACGAAACTAAATGAATATGGCCGAGTGCATGGCATTGGCCGTCTTGATCTGGTTGAAAACCGGTTTGTGGGCATGAAAAGCCGCGGCATTTATGAAACGCCTGGTGGCACCATTCTTCTCTCTGCTCACCGCGGCATGGAAAGCATCACGCTTGATCGCGGCGCGGCTCACCTTAAAGACGACATTATGCCACGTTATGCAGAGCTTATTTATAATGGCTTCTGGTTCTCACCTGAGCGTGAAATGTTGCAAGCTTTAATCGATACGTCACAAGAATGTGTCACTGGTTCTGTATCTGTGAAGCTTTACAAAGGACGTGCTGATGTGATTGGGCGGACTTCACCTTACTCACTTTATAGTGAAGACCTGGTGACCTTTGAAGAAGGCTCTGTT from Hyphomicrobiales bacterium 4NK60-0047b includes the following:
- the rlmN gene encoding 23S rRNA (adenine(2503)-C(2))-methyltransferase RlmN, which produces MTELTPLLGLSKEDVQSALATIGVKEKQLRMRANQLWHWLYFRGTTDFNDMTTMSLSLREELKEHFTIERPDIVSEQISVDGTRKWLMALKPLNPREKAPEVECVYIPESDRGTLCISSQIGCTLNCSFCHTGTQRLVRNLTAGEIIAQIMLAKDRIGDWPETEADDKTGLPDADRKITNIVLMGMGEPLYNFENVKAAMKLAMDDDGLSFSRRKITLSTSGLVPEIKKCGDEINVMLAISLHAVRDDLRDILVPINKKYKIAELLDACRNYPGASNARRITFEYVMLKGVNDSLADAKELVRLLAGIPAKINLIPFNPWPGSPYECSDWEQIEAFAEIVNKAGYASPVRTPRGRDIMAACGQLKSLSEKLRASDSDLNKIAGYEPSETLSKVVAEAEAPINSPVDAE
- a CDS encoding argininosuccinate synthase, producing the protein MVDKNKINKVVLAYSGGLDTSIILKWLQTEYDCEVVTFTADLGQGEELEPARSKAELLGIKEIYIEDLREEFVRDYVFPMFRANALYEGIYLLGTSIARPLISKRQIEIARDTGADAVCHGATGKGNDQIRFELSYYALNPDIHVIAPWREWDLTSRTTLIDFAEKNQIPIPKDKRGEAPYSVDANLLHTSSEGKVLEDPAVEAPEYVYQRTQSPEEAPDKPEIIEIGFEKGDAVSINGENLSPAELLTKLNEYGRVHGIGRLDLVENRFVGMKSRGIYETPGGTILLSAHRGMESITLDRGAAHLKDDIMPRYAELIYNGFWFSPEREMLQALIDTSQECVTGSVSVKLYKGRADVIGRTSPYSLYSEDLVTFEEGSVAYDHHDAEGFIQLNALRLKTLGRRDLKLK